TCTGTTTGTCCCAGGTACCAGTACCCTACAAACCTATATGTCTGTCCCAGGTACCAGTACCCTACAAACCTATATGTCTGTTTGTCCCTCCCAGGTACCAGTACCCTACAAACCTATGTCTGTTTGTCCCTCCCAGGTACCAGTACCCTACAaacctatatgtctgtctgtcccaggtaccagtaccctacaaacctatatgtctgtctgtcccaggtaCCAGTACCCTACAAACCTATGTCTGTTTGTCCCTCCCAGGTACCAGTACCCTACAaacctatatgtctgtctgtcccaggtaCCAGTACCCTACAAACCTATATGTCTGTTTGTCCCTCCCAGGTACCAGTACCCTACAaacctatatgtctgtctgtcccaggtaCCAGTACCCTACAAACCTATCTGTCTGTTTGTCCCTCCCAGGTACCAGTACCCTACCATGGATGAGTTGTCTGAGATGCTTCCGTCTGTCATGACTCAGCTGAAGTAAGTTCTCCTGCAGTGTTTCCATCATAGATATAGAACCCTATATTGTCTATGGTTTCCATAACTACCTCTTACACTGTCGTTTAATGACTGTAATTGTTGTCTCGTCTTCATTGAGGCTTCTATTTTTCTCTCCCCAGGGTGAACAGTGTGATTGGGATTGGAGTTGGAGCTGGAGCCTACATCCTGTCCAGACTGGCTGTAAGTCCCCATTCCTCCTAGTCCTCCATTTATCACCTGAACTCCTGCTCACCCACAGCACCTGCTTCTTTCCAAGCATATAACAGGATCATTTGTTAAGACAGAGGTCTTAAAGGGATAATTCGAGATTTTGGCAATGATGAcaattatctacttccccagagtcaattGAACGTGTGGATGCCATTTTTAAGGctctgtccagtatgaaggaagttcgaGGTAGTTTCACGAGACAGTGCTAGCTAGTGTAATGATTGGAAATCTATGGTATCTGCTTGCATCTGCACTACTCAGTAAGTCCTCTGTCTTCAATAATAACTGGGCTGAACAAGGATGAACAGAGCAGTCTCTATCGACATCTCCACTAACCAAATCATTTTACTATGTCTTCAACATAGATCAGGCATACTTTCACAaacgctctctttccctctctttttgttgtgtacattcctctctcatgcggtctgtgtgtatctaacctaaTGTAGCCGGTGTAAAAGTGTATCCATCTCGGTCCGAGCCAGAAAAAACAGACGCAGTGGAATAATATGGTCGTTGCAGTTAATTACCACAGCGCAGCGTCCCATATAGTTCTTGACTTGATTTCTCTCATGAATGATTAGATTTCTCTGTAGAGAAACGGCGCGTTGGGCTCACAAAAATAAATGatgctgaataaaaatataaacgcaacatataaagtgtttcatgagctgaaataagaagATCCCAGAATTTTCCATACCATTCCAAAAAGCTTAGTTCTCTCCAGTTTTTGGgcagaaatttgtttacatccctgttagtgagcatttctcctttgccaatataatccatccacctgacaggtgtggcatatcaagaagctgattaaacagcatggtcattacacagatgcaccttgtgctggggacagtaaaaggccactctaaaatatgtgGTTGTCACAAGACAATGCCAAAGATGTCTTAAGTTTTTTGAGGaggcatgcaattggcatgctggcagcaggaatgtccaccatagctgttgccagataatttaatgtacatttctctaccataaaccacctccaacgtcgttttatagAAAATGGCAGAACgtacaactggcctcacaacctcagaccatgTGCAATCACACCATCccaagacctccacatctggctttttcatatgtgggatcgtctgagaccagccacctggacagctgatgaaactgaggagtatttctctctGTAATGAAGCCCATTTGTacggaaaaactcattctgattggctgggcctggatcCCCAGTGGGTGAGCCTATGCCCTCCCTCCCAGGTCCACCCATGGCTGCTCCCCCTGCCtggtcatgtgaaattcatagattagggtctaatgaatatgtttcaattgactgatttccttatgaactgtaacccaGTGAAATTGTTCCgtttaatttatatttttgttcagtgtaccgtaatttccggactataagccgcaacttttttcccacgctttgaacgtcgtggcttaaacaatgacgcggctaaaaTATGGAtattttcccgctttcaatttttgttctccaaaaaaaaacacattctgtgacgtgctcagttttttggcggcatgaagctttcattagaccaatgaaattgccaaacgggtgaaggtcaaacaacttttttgtttactgtttagattaaatcgagcgctctcaaacttcccatcattctgattacgggagtcattttgtcaccctgattcctgggggtacaacaaagtatttgcaggcactcgacatcagtgtaaatcgtgcatttaaggtggcgctctgtgttcagtgggaggcttggatgacaagtggggagaaaccttcactaaaacgggccgcatgcgaagagcaacttatggtcaagtctgccagtgggtcctgacagcgtggagcattgtcaaaaaatccattatcatcaacgggtttcgaaaggctggactgctgcgtgttgaagagggctcagcgggggatttgcctctggatgaaagtgacgagagcgacaatgaaaacgatccaatatcggatgaagcaattctgaagctattcaactccgacaccgaaggagatggtttcagtgcacaggaggaggaagatagtgaccaatgactttcttggtagactactgtttactgctaatttaaaaaaaattgttcgttaaagcctatttatttttgttacaagccgtattTCGTTGAAgtctatttttgttacaagccgtgcttcgttaaagcctgtgtaaagttcatttgtttcaatgtaccggtaggcacctgcggcttatagacatgtgcggcttatttatgttgaaaataatatacatttttttaattcagtgggtgcggcttatattcaggtgcgcttaatagtccggaaattacggtagatggaattcaagtaattgaaccatgtcggtcaattagttgtttaataacAAACTAAATGTCtgttaatcactcagcactagtgTGTGAGCGTGGGTGGGAgcgtgcggcaggtagcctagcggttaaaaccgttggaccagtaaccgagaggtcgttggttcgaatccccgaaacCTCTGTCTGTGGCACTTAACCCTACATTTGTGTGCTgccctccttcctctgctgctgggCCCTGTCTGTGACTCCTTTGGTCCTCTATGTTCCGCACAGTACGGTCAGTAGAGTAACCCCCTATCCTCTCTTCAGCTCAATGAGCCGGCCCTGGTCGAAGGTCTGGTCCTCATCAATGTGGACCCCTGTGCAAAGGGCTGGATGGACTGGGCTGCCTCCAAGGTAAGaacgtgctcacacacacacattactatgCTAACTCTGTGCATTTTAGAGTCATACTAGATTGGCACGTTGGAACATAATGATTTGTTCTTTGTTTTAGATGTCCGGCTGGACCAGCAACCTGGTGGACATAGTGATGGCCCACCACTTCAGTGATGTGAGTCAGAGGGCTGTCTGGAGGGGTGGGAGCCTGGgatgggacagagggagagggctaTGCAGACTTTTCTGACGTGCAAACGGATATTTAATTACAGAATAAGTTCATGGTTTAGTTAAGGATCAGTTTTTGGCGAGTCAGTTCGAAAGGTCTCGATAGCCCTGTCCAGGGGCAGAGCATACTGGCTGAATACTGTGGGTGGTTGAAAGTGAACTCTTTGCCCCCTCAGGATGAGCTGTCTGACAACCAGGAGATCACCCAGACGTATCGGCTGCACATCGCCCAGGATATCAACCAGGAAAACCTGGCCCTCTTCTGCAATGCCTACAacaggtacagtactgtacatagaACCCCAAGAGTAACTGGCTGTACATTTTGGGTAGAAATTCTAGATGGGTTGATTGGTTGATCTATTTGTTATGACAGCCGTCGGGACTTGGAGATTGAGAGGCCTGTCACCGGTCTGACTGACGACACGGTGAACACACTGACGTACGTAAACATGCTGCAGACTGTGTTACTTCAGCTCCGTCTTATTGCCTATGGACTGTATGTGAGTTGTTTTTTATAAACTggctggttcgagccctgaatgctgattggctgacaactgtggtatatcagaccatataccacaggtatgaaaaaaacatgtatttttactgctctaattacgttagtaaccagtttctaatagcaataaggcacctcgggggtttgtggtatctgaccaatataccacggctgagagctgtgtccaggcactccgcgttgcgtcgtgcttaagaacagcccttaaccggttgtccctcctgtctctccgtcCAGATGCACTTCTCTGCTGGTGGTTGGTGACACGTCCCCGGCAGTCGATGCAGTGGTGGGTGCCCACTTTATCTCCATGGCAACACAGTAGCGAATAAGCCAGAGGGTCTGATTCCAATACAAAGTATCCACCCCCCTCATGGACAGCGTGTTCGGTCTATAGAGACGGGGGTTGAGGTCACTAACCTTTCTGAATAGGAGGGGCCAGAACCCTGTCTAAACTGCTGTTGTATCTCATCTTCTTTTCTTGTTTACAGGTTGAGTGCAACTCGAGGTTAAATCCAACCAAAACAACCCTTCTTAAGGTGCGTTCAGTTACTCTTTTGTTGTTAGAAATAGGAGTGGTACTGCTATGTGGTCCCTGCTGTTCTGCTCTTTAGTAATGCACATGATCTGAATGGTACGTACAGCAGGTTCAGCATTCTTCCATGTGTTCATAGGCCAGTGAATGTTAAGGTGTTTTGACTAACGGCATGGTCCTGTCTGTGAGATTCTCCACTCTGGTCATGCTCTGGTTACTTCCCTATAGATGCAAGACTGTGGCGGGCTTCCTCAGGTCATCCAGGT
The DNA window shown above is from Salmo salar chromosome ssa13, Ssal_v3.1, whole genome shotgun sequence and carries:
- the LOC106566479 gene encoding protein NDRG3 isoform X5; translation: MDELQDVQLTEIKPLLTDKQNGRNFQDFDCQEHDIETPHGVLHVTMRGTPKGNRPVILTYHDIGLNHKSCFNTLFNFEDMQEITSHFAVVHVDAPGQQEGAPPFPTGYQYPTMDELSEMLPSVMTQLKVNSVIGIGVGAGAYILSRLALNEPALVEGLVLINVDPCAKGWMDWAASKMSGWTSNLVDIVMAHHFSDDELSDNQEITQTYRLHIAQDINQENLALFCNAYNSRRDLEIERPVTGLTDDTVNTLTCTSLLVVGDTSPAVDAVVECNSRLNPTKTTLLKMQDCGGLPQVIQPGKLAEAFKYFVQGMGYMPTASMTRLVRSRTHSTSSMGSVEGSRSRTHTQLEGATAAGPGVEQARPQTMEVSC